The following proteins are co-located in the Nerophis lumbriciformis linkage group LG22, RoL_Nlum_v2.1, whole genome shotgun sequence genome:
- the coa3b gene encoding cytochrome C oxidase assembly factor 3b, with amino-acid sequence MAGEGAEDSSKLTTAAEKQLLRRRQELDYWKKHAGRIRSRNLLTGLCISAFVVGMFSYTILSVKQERILDEIDEEARIHVIRGPRTGANS; translated from the exons ATGGCGGGTGAAGGAGCAGAAGACTCTTCTAAGCTAACAACAGCGGCAGAGAAGCAGCTTCTTCGCCGCAGACAAGAGTTAGATTACTGGAAGAAACACGCGGGGCGGATCCGCAGCAGGAATCTCCTGACTGGTCTGTGTATTAGTGCGTTTGTCGTGGGAATGT TTAGCTACACCATCTTGTCCGTCAAACAGGAGAGAATCCTGGATGAAATAGATGAAGAAGCCAGGATCCACGTCATCAGAGGACCACGGACTGGCGCCAACTCTTAA